AGAAACCTTCAACACGGCTTGCATAACGGCCAAGGTCTGTAGAGAGCTTATTGTATGCAATAACAGAAGGGATCGCAGCCACAAGACCAAGAGCAGTCGCCAAAAGCGCTTCAGCAATACCGGGGGCCACCGTTGCGAGCGAGGTATCGGAAGCCTGCGCAATCGCTGTAAAGCTGTTCATAATACCCCAAACCGTACCAAAAAGGCCTACGAATGGTGCAGCAGAGCCAATGGTTGCCAGGTAACCAACCTGGCCTTCAAGGCGGTCCATCTCACGACCAGTAGTAACATGCATTACCTTTGAAATTCGGTCCTGCACCGTAATTTTATCCACACCACTGTGAGGCGCGCTTAAGCTGCGCTGCCATTCGCGCATCGCTGCTACAAACACCGCTGCAAGCGGATGTGTTGGTGCAGCTTTCATGCGTGCATATAGCTCATCAAGGCTA
This DNA window, taken from Kordiimonas sp. SCSIO 12603, encodes the following:
- the tolQ gene encoding protein TolQ, with translation MQNEAVEAVQLGGNAPDFSIIGMFLQADFIVQTVMILLVTSSIWGWSIIFNTWKRVKEARAKADSFEETFWSGSSLDELYARMKAAPTHPLAAVFVAAMREWQRSLSAPHSGVDKITVQDRISKVMHVTTGREMDRLEGQVGYLATIGSAAPFVGLFGTVWGIMNSFTAIAQASDTSLATVAPGIAEALLATALGLVAAIPSVIAYNKLSTDLGRYASRVEGFSDEFAAILSRQLDERGH